A DNA window from Clavibacter sepedonicus contains the following coding sequences:
- a CDS encoding glutamate--cysteine ligase, which translates to MQIDFARQPPSRVGIEWELACVDRGSGELAGVAPQILRSFPHDDAHPHVTGEFLTNTVEVVSAPHSRVGHAVDDLARLIERVVDVADPLGIDLMCAGTHPFSAWPDQDVTPDNERYATLLDRTRWWGRQMMIWGVHVHVGIEDGSKALPILNALLVHLPRFQALSASSPFWSGQETGYASNRALMFQQLPTAGLPPDLTTWADYERLIGDMTHVGVIDHHSELRWDIRPAPKWGTLETRVFDGVSTLGEIASLAALVQCLVHDLSAALDRGEELPRMQPWFVRENKWRAARYGMDAIIIQDAAGEEALVGDDTRALVERLSPTADALGCEAELRGILDIVDRGASYQRQLRVAEENDGALAPVVTHLVEELRSGLGR; encoded by the coding sequence ATGCAGATCGACTTCGCCCGCCAGCCCCCGTCCCGCGTCGGGATCGAGTGGGAGCTCGCGTGCGTCGACCGCGGCTCGGGGGAGCTCGCCGGCGTCGCGCCGCAGATCCTCCGCTCCTTCCCCCACGACGACGCGCACCCGCACGTGACCGGGGAGTTCCTCACCAACACGGTCGAGGTCGTCAGCGCGCCGCACTCCCGTGTCGGGCACGCCGTGGACGACCTCGCGCGGCTCATCGAGCGGGTGGTGGACGTCGCGGACCCGCTCGGCATTGACCTCATGTGCGCGGGGACCCACCCCTTCAGCGCCTGGCCCGACCAGGACGTCACCCCCGACAACGAGCGGTACGCCACGCTGCTCGACCGCACCAGGTGGTGGGGGCGGCAAATGATGATCTGGGGCGTGCACGTGCACGTCGGGATCGAGGACGGATCGAAGGCGCTCCCGATCCTCAACGCGCTCCTCGTGCACCTCCCCCGGTTCCAGGCGCTCAGCGCGTCGAGCCCGTTCTGGTCCGGACAGGAGACGGGGTACGCGTCAAACCGGGCGCTCATGTTCCAGCAGCTGCCGACCGCGGGGCTGCCGCCCGACCTCACGACGTGGGCCGACTACGAGCGGCTCATCGGCGACATGACGCACGTCGGCGTCATCGACCACCACAGCGAGCTGCGCTGGGACATCCGGCCGGCGCCCAAGTGGGGCACCCTCGAGACGCGCGTGTTCGACGGCGTCTCGACGCTCGGGGAGATCGCGTCGCTCGCGGCCCTGGTCCAGTGCCTCGTGCACGACTTGTCAGCCGCGCTCGACCGCGGCGAGGAGCTCCCGCGGATGCAGCCGTGGTTCGTGCGCGAGAACAAGTGGCGCGCGGCCCGGTACGGGATGGACGCCATCATCATCCAGGACGCCGCCGGCGAGGAGGCCCTCGTCGGCGACGACACCCGGGCGCTCGTGGAGCGCCTCTCCCCCACCGCGGACGCGCTCGGCTGCGAGGCGGAGCTGCGGGGGATCCTCGACATCGTCGACCGCGGCGCGAGCTACCAGCGGCAGCTGCGGGTCGCCGAGGAGAACGACGGCGCGCTCGCCCCCGTGGTGACGCACCTCGTCGAGGAGCTGCGCTCAGGATTGGGCCGGTGA
- the ffh gene encoding signal recognition particle protein, with product MATFGTLSDRLAETFKNLRGKGKLSAADVDGTVREIRRALLEADVALDVVKAFTASVRERALGGEVSQALNPAQQVVQIVNEELVAILGGQQRRIQFAKRPPTVIMLAGLQGAGKTTLAGKLGKWLAKDGHTPMLVAADLQRPNAVQQLQVVGEQAGVPVFAPEPGNGTGNPVRVAKDAMKHAVGKQYSVVIIDTAGRLGVDAELMKQAADIRKATDPDEVLFVIDAMIGQDAVATAKAFQDGVDFTGVVLSKLDGDARGGAALSVASVTGRPIMFASTGEGLDDFEPFHPDRMASRILDLGDILTLIEQAQQAFDEEEAMEVAQKLASDTFTLDDFLKQMQQLRGKGSLKKMMGMLPGMSAMKEQLENFDEKEIVRTEAIIQSMTKAERQNPKLLNGSRRLRIARGSGMTVTDVNGLVQRFEQASKMMRTVARGGMPQIPGMGPMPGAHSSRKPVQQKKKGSKSGNPAKRAQENAALASGQRIGGPPAPAGSGFGLAGAAKGGANSAPSEEELASLQKFLGR from the coding sequence ATGGCTACCTTCGGAACACTCTCGGACCGCCTCGCCGAGACCTTCAAGAACCTGCGCGGCAAGGGCAAGCTCAGCGCCGCGGACGTCGACGGCACCGTCCGCGAGATCCGTCGCGCGCTGCTCGAGGCCGACGTCGCGCTCGACGTCGTCAAGGCGTTCACCGCGTCCGTCCGCGAGCGCGCCCTCGGCGGCGAGGTCAGCCAGGCGCTGAACCCCGCCCAGCAGGTCGTGCAGATCGTCAACGAGGAGCTCGTCGCGATCCTCGGCGGCCAGCAGCGCCGCATCCAGTTCGCGAAGAGGCCGCCGACCGTGATCATGCTCGCCGGCCTGCAGGGCGCGGGCAAGACCACGCTCGCGGGCAAGCTCGGCAAGTGGCTCGCGAAGGACGGGCACACGCCCATGCTCGTTGCGGCCGACCTTCAGCGCCCCAACGCGGTGCAGCAGCTGCAGGTCGTCGGCGAGCAGGCGGGCGTCCCCGTCTTCGCGCCCGAGCCCGGCAACGGCACGGGCAACCCGGTGCGCGTCGCCAAGGACGCGATGAAGCACGCGGTCGGCAAGCAGTACAGCGTCGTCATCATCGACACCGCCGGCCGCCTGGGCGTGGACGCCGAGCTGATGAAGCAGGCCGCGGACATCCGGAAGGCCACCGACCCGGACGAGGTCCTCTTCGTCATCGACGCCATGATCGGCCAGGACGCGGTCGCGACCGCGAAGGCGTTCCAGGACGGCGTCGACTTCACGGGCGTCGTGCTCTCCAAGCTCGACGGCGACGCGCGCGGAGGAGCGGCCCTCTCGGTCGCCTCCGTCACGGGCCGCCCCATCATGTTCGCGTCCACGGGCGAGGGCCTCGACGACTTCGAGCCGTTCCACCCCGACCGCATGGCGAGCCGCATCCTCGACCTCGGCGACATCCTCACCCTCATCGAGCAGGCCCAGCAGGCCTTCGACGAGGAGGAGGCGATGGAGGTCGCCCAGAAGCTCGCGAGCGACACCTTCACGCTCGACGACTTCCTCAAGCAGATGCAGCAGCTGCGGGGCAAGGGCTCGCTGAAGAAGATGATGGGCATGCTCCCCGGCATGAGCGCCATGAAGGAGCAGCTGGAGAACTTCGACGAGAAGGAGATCGTCCGCACCGAGGCGATCATCCAGTCGATGACGAAGGCCGAGCGCCAGAACCCGAAGCTCCTCAACGGCTCGCGCCGGCTCCGCATCGCCCGCGGATCCGGCATGACCGTCACCGACGTCAACGGCCTCGTGCAGCGCTTCGAGCAGGCCTCGAAGATGATGCGCACGGTCGCCCGCGGCGGCATGCCGCAGATCCCCGGCATGGGACCGATGCCCGGCGCGCACTCGAGCCGCAAGCCCGTGCAGCAGAAGAAGAAGGGCTCGAAGTCGGGCAACCCGGCCAAGCGCGCGCAGGAGAACGCCGCGCTCGCGTCGGGCCAGCGCATCGGCGGGCCCCCGGCTCCCGCGGGATCCGGCTTCGGACTCGCCGGGGCGGCCAAGGGCGGCGCCAACAGCGCCCCGAGCGAGGAGGAGCTCGCCTCGCTGCAGAAGTTCCTCGGGCGCTGA
- a CDS encoding VOC family protein: MFAPVTAFSGFSVDDVPAALAFYRGTLGLEVEEVPEMGMLRLMLPGSGARVLVYPKPGHEPATFTVLNLAVDDVEAAVVELNARGVETAIYADLPTDARGIMRGHGPDIAWFRDPAGNVLSVIAAD, encoded by the coding sequence GTGTTCGCACCCGTCACCGCCTTCAGCGGCTTCAGCGTGGACGACGTCCCCGCTGCCCTCGCCTTCTACCGCGGGACCCTCGGTCTCGAGGTCGAGGAGGTCCCCGAGATGGGCATGCTGCGGCTCATGCTCCCCGGATCCGGCGCCCGCGTGCTCGTCTATCCGAAGCCCGGCCATGAGCCGGCGACCTTCACGGTCCTGAACCTCGCGGTCGACGACGTGGAGGCGGCGGTGGTCGAGCTCAACGCCCGCGGCGTCGAGACGGCGATCTACGCGGACCTGCCCACGGACGCGCGCGGCATCATGCGCGGCCACGGCCCGGACATCGCGTGGTTCCGCGACCCGGCGGGGAACGTGCTCTCGGTCATCGCGGCCGACTGA
- a CDS encoding RNA-binding protein, whose product MLAPALAHLVKGIVEHPDDVSVTSKGSPRGEVLEVRVHPEDLGRVIGRAGRTAKALRTLVSALADGQRVRVDVVDTDS is encoded by the coding sequence ATGCTCGCTCCCGCGCTCGCTCATCTGGTCAAGGGCATCGTCGAGCACCCGGACGACGTCTCCGTGACGAGCAAGGGATCCCCCCGCGGCGAGGTCCTCGAGGTGCGCGTGCACCCCGAGGACCTCGGCCGGGTCATCGGCCGAGCGGGTCGCACCGCGAAGGCCCTCCGGACGCTCGTCTCGGCTCTCGCCGACGGCCAGCGCGTCCGCGTCGATGTGGTGGACACCGATTCCTGA
- a CDS encoding MarP family serine protease, whose product MSPAVDIVILVVAVLAALAGWRRGAIVTIAGLAGIVVGVLLALWITPAFLALLDQFGVATGISRTFAAAILMLVTTSLVSGILAQVASVLTRLLRPRGAARGLDRGIGAVAGLAAWAVSVWFIGGFLGSSGVIPAVQLASSSRIVQALDRVSPISSGTALSALDDALHDVGYPRVFANGEEAIADTAAPDADVPEAVQRSAASVVKILSSAPACGTSSSGSGWVVQGDRVVTNAHVVTGSDEVYVQQGGTGELLRADLVVFDPARDVAVLAVPGLTAAPLALGDELAASDEAVVAGYPGGGPYQATGARIREVVEAIGTDIQHEQPVTREVYSVRGTVRPGDSGGALFDAQGRVVGLVFATSTVDAQTGYAMTLDEIAPVLQQAGASAPVDSGRCSV is encoded by the coding sequence GTGAGCCCCGCCGTCGACATCGTGATCCTCGTCGTCGCCGTGCTCGCGGCCCTCGCCGGCTGGCGCCGCGGGGCCATCGTGACTATCGCCGGGCTCGCCGGCATCGTGGTCGGGGTGCTGCTGGCGCTGTGGATCACGCCGGCCTTCCTGGCGCTGCTCGACCAGTTCGGCGTGGCCACCGGGATCAGCCGCACCTTCGCGGCCGCGATCCTCATGCTCGTCACGACCTCGCTCGTGAGCGGCATCCTCGCGCAGGTCGCCAGCGTCCTCACGCGCCTCCTCCGCCCGCGGGGCGCCGCGCGCGGCCTCGACCGCGGCATCGGCGCCGTCGCGGGTCTCGCGGCCTGGGCGGTCTCGGTCTGGTTCATCGGCGGCTTCCTCGGCTCCAGCGGTGTGATCCCCGCGGTGCAGCTCGCGTCGTCGTCCCGCATCGTCCAGGCGCTCGACCGGGTCTCGCCGATCTCCAGCGGCACCGCCCTCTCGGCGCTCGACGACGCGCTCCACGACGTCGGCTACCCGCGGGTGTTCGCGAACGGCGAGGAGGCGATCGCCGACACGGCCGCACCCGACGCGGACGTGCCCGAGGCCGTGCAGCGGTCCGCGGCGAGCGTGGTGAAGATCCTCTCGTCGGCGCCGGCGTGCGGCACGTCCTCGTCCGGCAGCGGCTGGGTCGTCCAGGGGGACCGCGTCGTGACGAACGCGCATGTGGTGACGGGATCCGACGAGGTCTACGTGCAGCAGGGCGGCACGGGCGAGCTGCTCCGCGCGGACCTCGTGGTGTTCGACCCCGCGCGCGACGTCGCCGTCCTCGCGGTCCCCGGCCTCACCGCCGCGCCCCTCGCGCTCGGCGACGAGCTCGCCGCGTCCGACGAGGCCGTCGTGGCCGGCTATCCGGGCGGCGGGCCGTACCAGGCCACGGGCGCGCGGATCCGCGAGGTGGTCGAGGCCATCGGCACCGACATCCAGCACGAGCAGCCCGTGACGCGCGAGGTCTACTCCGTGCGCGGCACGGTGCGCCCCGGGGACTCGGGCGGCGCGCTGTTCGACGCGCAGGGCCGCGTGGTCGGCCTCGTGTTCGCGACATCGACCGTCGACGCGCAGACGGGATACGCGATGACGCTCGACGAGATCGCGCCCGTGCTGCAGCAGGCCGGGGCCAGCGCCCCGGTCGACTCCGGCCGCTGCTCGGTCTGA
- the rpsP gene encoding 30S ribosomal protein S16: MAVKIRLKRLGKIRAPYYRIVVADSRAKRDGRVIEEIGKYHPTEEPSFIEVQSERAQYWLSVGAQPTEQVEALLKLTGDWGRFKGDKDAVSTVRTREAKPAYVADEKKKPVLKPKTEKAAPEAAAPEAEATEEQA; encoded by the coding sequence GTGGCTGTCAAGATCCGTCTGAAGCGCCTGGGCAAGATCCGCGCGCCGTACTACCGCATCGTCGTCGCCGACTCGCGCGCCAAGCGCGACGGCCGCGTCATCGAGGAGATCGGCAAGTACCACCCCACCGAGGAGCCCTCGTTCATCGAGGTCCAGTCGGAGCGGGCGCAGTACTGGCTCTCCGTGGGCGCCCAGCCCACCGAGCAGGTCGAGGCCCTCCTCAAGCTCACGGGCGACTGGGGTCGCTTCAAGGGCGACAAGGACGCCGTCTCCACCGTCCGCACCCGCGAGGCGAAGCCCGCCTACGTCGCGGACGAGAAGAAGAAGCCGGTCCTCAAGCCGAAGACCGAGAAGGCCGCGCCCGAGGCCGCTGCGCCCGAGGCCGAGGCGACCGAGGAGCAGGCCTAG